A single region of the Saprospiraceae bacterium genome encodes:
- a CDS encoding histidine kinase: MKERVTIIDKILANRVLTHVLGWVGIVVVWVIYGGLWGNPLDELLINKLCYLPPQIIATYWLIYYQIPKLVFQKKYLRFAVSFVVSVYLTTVLARILKIYVYETTLGADLPKDRLIPILTEIAPLLGQYLLWVYLIPFVVLIVKFIKDHFEEKRQMEKLQKEKAMAELNFLKAQIHPHFLFNTLNNLYTLTLYKSDTAPALILQLSDIIDYMFNQCQGSRVLVTNEVKLLRNYIDLELLRYGERLELIFEHEIDDPASEIAPLILLSIVENAFKHGASGDIGNPKIHIHLQVENKQLYFKVFNTKARVAQMDSTSYKKGIGVNNIKRQLELIYPNHYELTTNEQADTYEVTLQVQLYVKSLQLAI, from the coding sequence ATGAAAGAAAGAGTCACCATTATAGATAAGATACTGGCCAATAGAGTCCTCACTCATGTGTTGGGATGGGTGGGTATTGTAGTCGTCTGGGTCATCTATGGAGGGCTTTGGGGGAATCCGCTTGATGAGCTACTCATCAACAAGCTCTGCTATTTACCCCCACAAATTATTGCGACCTATTGGTTGATTTATTATCAAATACCCAAACTGGTTTTTCAGAAAAAGTACTTGAGGTTTGCTGTTTCTTTTGTGGTCAGCGTCTACCTCACAACTGTTCTAGCCCGTATTTTAAAGATTTATGTGTACGAAACAACCCTAGGTGCCGATTTGCCCAAGGATCGCCTTATCCCCATCTTGACGGAGATAGCCCCTTTGCTTGGACAATACCTCTTATGGGTGTATCTCATTCCGTTCGTCGTCCTCATCGTTAAGTTTATTAAAGATCATTTTGAAGAGAAGCGACAAATGGAAAAATTACAAAAAGAAAAAGCCATGGCAGAACTCAATTTTCTTAAGGCACAAATCCATCCGCACTTCTTGTTCAATACCCTCAATAATCTATATACTTTAACGCTTTATAAGTCTGACACCGCCCCTGCCCTTATCTTACAATTATCTGATATCATAGACTATATGTTCAATCAATGCCAAGGGAGTCGGGTGCTCGTGACCAACGAGGTAAAGTTATTACGCAATTATATTGACCTGGAGCTATTGCGCTATGGCGAAAGACTCGAGCTGATTTTTGAACATGAAATAGATGACCCAGCATCGGAAATAGCGCCACTGATCTTATTATCCATAGTGGAAAATGCCTTTAAACATGGTGCAAGCGGTGATATCGGGAACCCCAAAATCCATATTCATTTACAGGTAGAAAATAAACAACTCTACTTTAAGGTATTTAATACCAAAGCGAGGGTCGCTCAAATGGATAGCACCAGCTATAAAAAAGGGATTGGTGTAAATAATATCAAACGACAACTGGAATTGATCTATCCCAATCACTACGAATTAACAACAAATGAGCAAGCGGATACTTATGAGGTCACCCTCCAGGTCCAATTGTATGTAAAGTCCCTACAACTGGCCATCTGA
- a CDS encoding histidine kinase, whose amino-acid sequence METKTSIIDNILQNRVLTHVLFWVAVVVSYPIMATAFNQSIYVSLVLKLLFLPPQIIAAYLLIYYQIPQLILKKKYVSFILSFIMSSYVLAVASHFLDDYGVIPILGWDQQPDSVFDILFGFQEASSFYIVWLYLPPLIMASIKLVKQRYEGKQRFETLQKEKVQAELNLLKAQIHPRFLSNTLQNLYQLSLQKSDHAPEVVAKLSEMLDYMLYQSHTPTVLLSKEIELMQTFLELETFRYGDQLEVSFQQQIATDIMIAPLLLLSILENVFTYRSTEKNDTINIQMLLKVEDQHLHLDITKTHSRLLSLKGANDEEANIRRQLTLIYPDQHHYVVEQTAHAYRVNLNLTL is encoded by the coding sequence ATGGAAACTAAAACAAGCATAATTGATAACATATTACAAAATAGGGTGCTAACCCATGTACTGTTTTGGGTGGCAGTAGTTGTTTCCTATCCAATCATGGCTACGGCTTTTAACCAATCAATTTATGTTTCTTTGGTCCTCAAGCTCCTATTTCTGCCGCCTCAGATCATAGCAGCTTATTTGTTGATCTACTACCAGATTCCACAATTGATTTTAAAAAAGAAATATGTCTCCTTTATCCTCTCCTTTATCATGAGTTCCTATGTGCTCGCTGTGGCAAGCCATTTTTTAGACGACTATGGGGTGATACCCATTTTGGGTTGGGATCAACAACCCGATTCGGTTTTTGATATTCTCTTTGGCTTCCAGGAAGCTTCCTCGTTTTATATCGTTTGGCTTTATTTGCCGCCTTTGATTATGGCCAGTATCAAGCTGGTCAAACAGCGGTATGAGGGCAAGCAACGGTTTGAAACCCTGCAAAAAGAAAAAGTGCAGGCTGAATTGAATTTGTTAAAAGCCCAAATCCACCCCAGGTTTCTTTCTAATACCTTGCAAAATTTGTATCAATTGAGTCTCCAAAAGTCAGATCATGCGCCAGAGGTGGTGGCTAAGCTTTCGGAAATGCTCGACTATATGCTCTATCAATCTCACACACCTACGGTTCTCCTTAGCAAGGAAATCGAACTGATGCAAACCTTCCTTGAACTGGAAACCTTTCGCTACGGAGATCAATTGGAGGTGTCTTTTCAGCAGCAGATAGCAACTGATATAATGATCGCACCACTGCTGTTATTATCTATACTGGAAAATGTGTTCACCTATCGCTCCACGGAGAAGAATGACACCATTAACATTCAAATGCTCCTGAAAGTGGAAGATCAGCACCTCCATCTTGATATTACGAAAACCCATTCAAGGTTGCTATCTCTTAAAGGTGCCAACGATGAAGAAGCCAATATTCGACGACAACTGACCTTAATCTATCCGGACCAACACCATTATGTCGTCGAACAAACGGCCCATGCTTACCGCGTAAATTTAAATTTAACCTTATGA
- a CDS encoding serine hydrolase domain-containing protein, protein MKKLMYSLILFISLSTVAGQAQMAKTRQDCQVISAKADTILHQYVELGDFVGVSAGVFYQDTVLWMNGAGFKDLANKKSAEYDMLHRIASITKPMTAIAVMQLVEQKLIDLDVPIQQYLPKYPRHKEGDITIRHLLNHTSGIGAYKSNKEAFPSKHYASLEDALGLFKNRKLKHQPGTAYLYTTYGYTLIGAILEKVTGQKYADYMQQHIWGPAGMTHTSLEIVGQSYPNKASLYKKNKKGQFTPDKQTDLSVKYPGGGVLSTVPDLLRFGQAVLDNQLITAETLELMRMPANVEWKSTPYGMGWFVVNDPIYGRIVRHGGRQSGTNTYLSIFLDQRLVVAVIANDYDSAGGVGGLHKDLYELVLDPAKREAPIRKVISVSPKTLQPYLGKYDFGKGRILTITQENGQLMTQMTGYPQIPVYPEAENKFFYRAFDSQLVFELNEKNELVKTTYIQNGASIFPTKIK, encoded by the coding sequence ATGAAAAAGCTAATGTATTCTTTAATCCTTTTTATAAGTTTATCCACCGTTGCCGGACAAGCGCAAATGGCTAAAACAAGGCAGGATTGCCAAGTGATAAGCGCAAAGGCAGATACCATCCTCCATCAATATGTTGAACTAGGCGATTTTGTAGGTGTATCCGCTGGTGTTTTTTATCAAGATACGGTGCTTTGGATGAATGGGGCTGGGTTTAAAGATTTAGCCAATAAAAAGAGTGCAGAATATGACATGCTCCACCGCATTGCTTCCATTACCAAACCGATGACTGCCATCGCCGTTATGCAGTTGGTTGAACAAAAGTTGATCGATTTGGATGTGCCTATTCAACAGTATTTACCCAAATATCCACGGCACAAAGAGGGCGACATCACCATCAGGCATTTGCTCAACCATACTTCTGGTATTGGGGCATATAAAAGTAATAAAGAAGCTTTCCCATCTAAACACTACGCTAGTTTGGAAGATGCGTTAGGTCTTTTTAAAAATCGAAAATTGAAACACCAACCAGGGACAGCCTATCTGTATACCACTTATGGCTATACGCTTATTGGTGCTATCCTTGAAAAAGTCACCGGCCAAAAATATGCGGATTACATGCAGCAGCATATCTGGGGACCTGCGGGGATGACACACACTAGTCTTGAGATCGTAGGACAATCCTATCCGAATAAAGCCAGTCTTTACAAAAAGAATAAAAAAGGTCAATTCACACCCGATAAGCAAACGGACCTCAGTGTGAAATACCCAGGCGGCGGAGTATTATCAACAGTGCCAGACCTCTTGCGCTTTGGTCAAGCAGTGTTAGATAATCAACTGATTACGGCCGAGACACTCGAATTGATGCGTATGCCTGCAAACGTGGAATGGAAAAGCACGCCCTATGGTATGGGCTGGTTTGTGGTAAATGACCCGATCTATGGCCGCATTGTCCGCCATGGCGGCCGCCAATCAGGGACGAATACCTATCTGAGTATTTTCCTGGATCAGCGTTTAGTCGTGGCCGTGATAGCCAACGATTATGATTCTGCAGGTGGGGTCGGGGGCCTGCATAAAGATTTATATGAATTGGTATTAGATCCAGCAAAAAGAGAGGCTCCTATTAGAAAAGTGATAAGCGTTTCGCCAAAAACACTGCAACCCTATTTAGGCAAGTACGATTTTGGAAAAGGGCGAATATTGACTATTACCCAAGAAAATGGCCAATTGATGACGCAAATGACCGGCTATCCTCAAATACCTGTTTACCCCGAAGCCGAAAACAAATTCTTCTATCGGGCCTTCGACTCCCAATTGGTGTTTGAATTGAACGAGAAAAACGAATTGGTTAAAACCACTTACATCCAAAATGGAGCATCTATTTTCCCAACAAAAATAAAATAA